A stretch of the Sulfurospirillum sp. UCH001 genome encodes the following:
- the rpmI gene encoding 50S ribosomal protein L35 — translation MPKMKTVRGAAKRFRCAKNKIKRGAAFRSHILTKKPTKRMRGLKVAKTVDARDEKSVKLMLCKA, via the coding sequence ATGCCGAAAATGAAAACGGTACGCGGTGCAGCTAAACGTTTTAGATGTGCAAAGAATAAGATCAAAAGAGGGGCAGCCTTCAGAAGTCATATTCTTACTAAAAAACCAACGAAAAGAATGCGTGGTTTGAAAGTCGCTAAAACAGTTGATGCACGCGATGAGAAGTCCGTTAAATTAATGCTTTGTAAAGCGTAA
- the ccoG gene encoding cytochrome c oxidase accessory protein CcoG: protein MNCNSNCSVQPTYYRPKRYISFGIITLIALILPFIRIEGNHFFLLSFDKKQLHLLFTTFDMQELYLMPFVIMLFFLSIFFITTLGGRVWCGWSCPQTIFRVIFRDLIQTKLLRIRKSINNKQKEPEDGQLGKRVLAVLIWAALAFLAASNFLWYFIPPEDFFVYLKDPLENSVMYGFLICITGFLVYDIVSLKENFCVYICPYARIQSALFDENTIQTIYDEKRGGKIYDAKGVKLGSKPPLATDDCTGCEACVRVCPTHIDIRKGMQLECINCLECADACTPVMEKLGKPSLITWTSSNAAEKGTPTEYFRFRTIAYMVALTIALIGLFAMGTQKEYMLLNINRTSQLYKMADDGKTVENVYTFLFQNTDTKDHLYYFEVSNNDIKIDKPNEPFLLKAGEKVKKVVILSSIPKELKVEGEDLPITIKAFATDAKDKIIVDRQTIFIYPKKSDIQP, encoded by the coding sequence ATGAATTGTAATAGCAATTGTTCTGTTCAGCCTACTTATTATAGGCCGAAACGTTACATTAGTTTTGGCATTATTACGCTTATTGCTCTTATATTGCCATTTATTCGTATCGAAGGAAATCATTTCTTTTTACTCAGTTTTGATAAAAAACAGCTCCATCTTCTTTTCACAACCTTTGATATGCAAGAGCTCTATTTAATGCCTTTTGTCATTATGCTCTTTTTCTTAAGTATCTTTTTTATTACGACACTTGGTGGTCGCGTTTGGTGTGGATGGTCATGCCCGCAAACAATCTTTAGAGTCATTTTTCGTGATCTTATTCAAACTAAACTTTTAAGAATTCGTAAAAGCATCAATAATAAACAGAAAGAACCAGAAGATGGTCAACTAGGTAAACGTGTTCTTGCTGTTCTTATTTGGGCAGCATTGGCCTTTCTAGCAGCATCTAACTTCTTATGGTATTTCATTCCGCCTGAAGATTTTTTTGTTTATCTAAAAGATCCTCTTGAAAACAGTGTAATGTATGGCTTTTTGATTTGTATTACTGGCTTTTTAGTCTATGACATTGTTTCGCTGAAAGAAAATTTTTGTGTTTATATTTGCCCTTATGCACGTATACAATCTGCACTTTTCGATGAAAACACTATTCAAACGATCTATGATGAAAAACGCGGAGGTAAAATCTACGATGCTAAAGGTGTAAAACTTGGTAGTAAACCTCCTCTAGCAACAGATGACTGTACAGGTTGTGAAGCTTGTGTTCGTGTATGCCCTACACATATCGATATTCGTAAAGGTATGCAATTAGAATGTATTAACTGTTTAGAATGTGCCGATGCATGTACTCCTGTTATGGAAAAACTTGGTAAACCTTCATTGATTACGTGGACAAGTTCAAATGCAGCAGAAAAAGGAACACCAACAGAATATTTTCGTTTCAGAACAATCGCTTATATGGTTGCCCTGACCATAGCGCTCATTGGTCTTTTTGCAATGGGAACTCAAAAAGAATATATGCTTTTGAACATTAATCGTACAAGTCAATTATATAAAATGGCTGATGATGGCAAAACTGTTGAGAATGTATATACTTTCTTATTCCAAAATACCGATACAAAAGATCACCTTTATTACTTTGAAGTCTCAAATAACGATATAAAAATTGATAAGCCAAATGAGCCTTTCTTACTAAAAGCAGGAGAAAAAGTAAAAAAAGTAGTCATTCTTTCTTCTATTCCAAAAGAGCTTAAAGTAGAAGGCGAAGATCTTCCGATTACTATTAAGGCTTTTGCTACAGATGCAAAAGATAAAATTATTGTTGATCGTCAAACAATTTTTATCTATCCTAAAAAAAGTGATATTCAACCATAA
- the rpsU gene encoding 30S ribosomal protein S21, giving the protein MPGIKVHPNDSFDEAYRKFKKQVDRNLVVTEVRARRFYETATEKRKKDKISARKKQLKRLYMLRRYESRL; this is encoded by the coding sequence ATGCCAGGAATTAAAGTACATCCTAACGATTCATTTGATGAAGCGTATAGAAAGTTTAAAAAACAAGTTGATCGTAACCTAGTTGTAACGGAAGTGCGTGCAAGACGTTTCTATGAAACAGCAACAGAAAAACGCAAAAAAGATAAAATTAGTGCGCGCAAAAAACAGTTGAAAAGACTTTATATGCTTCGCCGTTACGAGTCGAGACTCTAA
- the glmM gene encoding phosphoglucosamine mutase: MKLFGTDGVRGKAGKKLSAFMAMRLAMAAGIYFRKNSITNKILVGKDTRRSGYMIENAIVSGLTAVGYDVRQIGPMPTPAIAFLTEDMRCDAGIMISASHNPYFDNGIKFFDSFGNKLGEKEEAEIEKIYFDDALIEANQKIEFDIGRSKRVDDVIGRYIVQIKNSFPKTLTLKGLRIVLDTANGAAYKVAPTIFNELGADVIIINDEPNGSNINLNCGALHPEELGEEVRRLRADIGFAFDGDADRLVVVDENGNPIHGDKLLGKIATFLQSQNRLPNKGVCVTVMSNQALEDYLAKTSIKTYRCDVGDKNVLECLYKEKINFGGEQSGHIILSDFAKTGDALVAALAVMHCLLTEKQKVSQLFNPFELYPQLQQNIKIDNKIPLDELKGYTALVSELEDKKIRVLIRYSGTENLLRILLEGQDEKLLEESMEKTVKFFKSALNE; encoded by the coding sequence ATGAAACTTTTTGGAACAGATGGCGTAAGAGGCAAAGCAGGTAAAAAACTAAGTGCTTTTATGGCAATGCGCTTGGCAATGGCAGCAGGAATCTATTTTCGAAAAAATTCTATTACAAATAAAATATTAGTAGGTAAAGATACAAGACGTAGCGGTTATATGATTGAAAATGCCATTGTATCGGGATTAACGGCTGTAGGATATGATGTAAGGCAAATTGGCCCTATGCCAACACCAGCGATTGCATTTTTAACGGAAGACATGCGTTGTGATGCAGGTATTATGATTAGTGCTTCACATAACCCCTATTTTGATAATGGAATTAAATTTTTCGATAGCTTTGGCAATAAATTAGGCGAAAAAGAAGAAGCAGAAATTGAAAAAATCTATTTTGATGATGCACTTATTGAAGCAAATCAAAAAATAGAATTTGATATAGGTCGTTCTAAAAGAGTTGATGATGTTATTGGACGTTATATTGTACAGATAAAAAATTCATTTCCAAAAACGCTGACACTCAAAGGATTACGCATTGTCCTTGATACGGCAAATGGTGCTGCATATAAAGTCGCTCCAACGATTTTCAATGAACTTGGTGCAGATGTTATTATTATTAATGATGAGCCAAATGGAAGTAATATTAATCTAAATTGTGGAGCTTTGCATCCTGAAGAATTAGGTGAAGAGGTAAGACGTTTAAGGGCAGATATTGGTTTTGCTTTTGATGGAGATGCAGATCGTTTAGTTGTTGTAGATGAAAATGGCAATCCAATACACGGTGATAAGCTTTTAGGCAAAATTGCAACCTTTTTACAAAGCCAAAACAGACTTCCTAACAAAGGTGTGTGTGTTACTGTTATGAGTAATCAAGCGTTAGAAGATTATTTGGCTAAAACGAGTATAAAAACCTACCGTTGTGATGTAGGTGATAAAAACGTCTTAGAGTGTTTGTATAAAGAGAAAATAAACTTTGGCGGTGAACAGAGTGGGCACATTATTCTTTCAGATTTTGCTAAAACAGGAGATGCGTTAGTAGCTGCCCTTGCTGTTATGCACTGTTTGCTCACAGAAAAACAAAAAGTGAGTCAATTATTCAACCCTTTTGAACTTTATCCTCAATTGCAACAAAATATTAAAATTGATAATAAAATCCCTCTAGATGAACTCAAGGGCTACACTGCTCTTGTCTCAGAATTAGAAGATAAGAAAATTAGAGTTCTCATTCGCTATTCTGGAACTGAAAATTTATTGCGTATTTTACTTGAAGGACAAGATGAAAAACTGCTTGAAGAGTCCATGGAAAAAACAGTTAAATTTTTCAAAAGTGCTTTAAATGAATAA
- the prfA gene encoding peptide chain release factor 1, protein MLKDKLLPFLERYNELSTLLSDPNIATDIKKMTALSKEQSGLEKIKDKTLEYFSTLEQIEENKLLLEDEELGELAKEELKTLEPRKEEIEEEIKVLLLPTDPNDERNIFLEIRAGTGGDEAAIFAADLFKSYLRYAENRGWKVEVVSLSEGVLNGFKEVIALVKGQGAFSRLKYEGGVHRVQRVPLTESQGRVHTSAVTVAVMPEVDDVEIDIQEKDLKIDVMRSSGNGGQSVNTTDSAVRITHLPTGLVVVNQDGKSQHKNKDAAMKILKAKLYDMQMQERNAKESEARKTQVGSGDRSARIRTYNFPQNRITDHRVGLTLYRLDAIMEGGLFDEIIEPIITHYQAELMKEANL, encoded by the coding sequence ATGTTAAAAGATAAATTACTCCCATTTCTCGAACGTTATAATGAACTTTCTACACTATTAAGTGATCCTAATATCGCTACTGATATTAAAAAGATGACTGCACTTTCAAAAGAACAATCTGGATTAGAGAAAATTAAAGATAAAACGCTTGAATATTTTTCAACATTGGAGCAAATTGAAGAAAACAAACTCCTATTAGAGGATGAAGAGTTAGGTGAACTTGCAAAAGAAGAACTTAAAACTCTTGAACCACGTAAAGAGGAGATTGAAGAAGAGATCAAAGTTCTCCTTTTACCGACTGATCCAAATGATGAACGTAATATCTTTTTAGAAATTCGTGCAGGTACAGGTGGTGATGAAGCTGCTATTTTTGCTGCAGATCTTTTTAAATCTTATCTTCGTTATGCCGAAAATCGTGGCTGGAAAGTAGAAGTCGTTTCTCTCAGCGAAGGTGTACTCAACGGATTTAAAGAGGTTATCGCGCTTGTTAAAGGGCAGGGTGCTTTTTCTCGTCTTAAATATGAAGGTGGTGTACACAGAGTTCAACGTGTTCCACTCACTGAATCACAAGGTCGTGTACATACTTCAGCTGTTACAGTGGCGGTTATGCCTGAAGTTGATGATGTTGAAATCGACATACAAGAAAAAGATCTCAAAATTGATGTCATGAGATCATCAGGTAACGGTGGACAATCAGTTAACACGACTGATAGTGCCGTTAGGATAACTCACTTACCGACAGGACTTGTTGTTGTAAACCAAGATGGAAAATCGCAGCATAAAAACAAAGATGCTGCTATGAAAATCCTCAAAGCAAAACTCTATGATATGCAAATGCAAGAGCGCAATGCAAAAGAGAGTGAAGCTCGAAAAACGCAAGTAGGCTCAGGTGATAGAAGTGCTCGTATTCGTACCTATAACTTCCCACAAAATCGTATCACAGACCACAGAGTAGGGCTTACGTTGTACCGTTTAGATGCAATTATGGAAGGTGGTTTGTTTGATGAGATTATTGAGCCTATTATTACACACTACCAAG
- a CDS encoding recombinase family protein — protein MNIVLLKSRSDNAPIIVQQKQILKYAHHHDLKIDTTEIENSDPTLELEERKEFKGFLRSLSKHDHVIIFDLLTFSNNVEELVKVFECLLKRSISVHIADVNVCIHVESKPLVLLELLVKQRELNKKLDKEKAQGRPKGRMSKSKFDAYRPQIIEFLENRTSISEIAKILQVSRTSLKDYVNSRGLKELVKAKINLLQSTHKQPLITTKSNVAKECSLIKQPTDHIEGIHHEL, from the coding sequence ATGAATATTGTCCTTTTAAAAAGCAGAAGCGATAATGCTCCAATCATCGTTCAGCAGAAACAGATTTTAAAATACGCACATCATCATGATCTCAAGATAGATACGACAGAGATTGAAAACTCTGATCCTACGCTTGAACTTGAAGAGCGCAAAGAATTTAAAGGTTTTCTACGATCTCTTTCAAAACATGATCATGTGATTATCTTTGATCTTCTTACGTTTTCAAACAATGTTGAAGAGTTAGTTAAAGTCTTTGAATGTTTACTCAAACGTTCTATTTCGGTTCATATTGCTGATGTCAACGTCTGCATTCATGTTGAATCAAAACCACTAGTGCTTCTTGAACTTCTTGTCAAACAAAGAGAATTGAACAAAAAGTTAGATAAAGAAAAAGCACAAGGAAGACCTAAAGGGCGAATGTCAAAATCAAAATTTGATGCCTATCGTCCTCAAATTATTGAGTTTCTTGAAAATCGCACTTCTATCAGTGAAATAGCGAAAATATTACAAGTCAGTCGTACTTCTTTAAAAGATTACGTCAACTCAAGAGGCCTTAAAGAGCTTGTCAAAGCAAAAATCAATCTACTTCAATCGACTCATAAACAACCATTAATAACTACTAAATCTAATGTTGCAAAAGAGTGCTCACTCATTAAACAACCAACAGATCATATAGAAGGAATACATCATGAATTGTAA
- the rplT gene encoding 50S ribosomal protein L20 translates to MARVKTGIVRRRRHKKILKMARGFFSGRRKHFRKAKEQLERSLVYAFRDRRQKKRDFRRLWITRINAACRLNDISYSRFINALNKANIDLDRKILADMAMNDPEAFATVVKQAKAAL, encoded by the coding sequence ATGGCAAGAGTAAAAACAGGTATCGTCAGAAGAAGACGTCACAAGAAAATTTTAAAGATGGCTAGAGGCTTCTTTAGTGGAAGAAGAAAACACTTTAGAAAAGCAAAAGAGCAATTAGAGAGAAGTTTAGTTTACGCATTCCGTGATAGAAGACAAAAGAAAAGAGATTTTAGAAGACTTTGGATTACACGTATCAATGCAGCATGTAGACTTAACGACATCAGCTATTCACGTTTCATTAATGCTCTAAACAAAGCAAACATCGATTTAGATAGAAAAATTCTTGCTGATATGGCGATGAATGACCCTGAAGCATTTGCAACTGTTGTAAAACAAGCAAAAGCAGCGCTTTAA
- a CDS encoding DUF6394 family protein: MNLDKVISGFFFILAMTLNFGFFYGDLTDIELHSKYELFAALIVNIIATTLKIGDKTQLGSVLLATSLVADIQLIASATIWTVATYAYSIDREITSMIISLSGGALLANITSVLLYIGDTLKSKR; encoded by the coding sequence ATGAATTTAGACAAAGTAATCTCAGGATTCTTTTTTATATTAGCAATGACACTTAATTTTGGATTTTTTTACGGTGATTTAACGGATATTGAACTACATAGCAAATATGAACTGTTTGCAGCACTTATAGTAAACATTATTGCGACAACACTCAAAATTGGAGATAAAACCCAACTAGGCTCAGTCTTATTAGCAACAAGCCTTGTAGCTGATATCCAACTTATTGCCTCTGCAACGATTTGGACAGTTGCTACTTATGCTTATAGTATTGACCGTGAAATTACATCTATGATCATTAGTTTAAGTGGAGGAGCGTTATTGGCCAATATAACCAGTGTCTTACTCTATATTGGCGATACACTCAAATCAAAACGTTAA
- the lspA gene encoding signal peptidase II, translated as MNKKWMSIVTSLCFIFFVDQMIKAFFLEGFRWKGEFFSLILTYNKGVAFSMFAFLEEYLKYIQLLLVGGLGAYLLFHKEVLHLYALPIGIIAGAALSNIYDRFIHGGVVDYFFWHYGFEFAVFNFADVMIDFGVLLILYRSWKAPKEA; from the coding sequence ATGAATAAAAAATGGATGAGTATCGTCACTTCACTCTGTTTCATTTTTTTTGTTGACCAAATGATAAAAGCCTTTTTTTTAGAAGGTTTCCGTTGGAAAGGTGAATTTTTCTCATTGATATTGACCTACAATAAAGGTGTAGCATTTTCAATGTTTGCTTTCTTGGAAGAGTATCTGAAATATATTCAATTGCTTCTCGTAGGTGGCTTAGGTGCATATTTATTGTTTCATAAAGAAGTACTTCATCTTTATGCACTGCCTATAGGTATTATTGCAGGTGCTGCTCTTAGCAATATTTATGATCGTTTTATTCACGGTGGAGTTGTTGATTATTTTTTCTGGCATTATGGATTTGAATTTGCTGTTTTCAATTTTGCCGACGTAATGATCGATTTTGGTGTATTATTAATTTTATACCGTTCATGGAAAGCACCTAAAGAGGCTTAA
- the rpsT gene encoding 30S ribosomal protein S20 — MANHKSAEKRIRQTKKRTERNRFYKTRIKNLTRAVREAVEAGDQAAAETALKNVNKSFHSYAGKGILTKNTAARRVSRLAQLVNTLGSVAA, encoded by the coding sequence ATGGCAAACCACAAGTCAGCAGAAAAGCGTATTAGACAAACGAAAAAACGCACAGAAAGAAATAGATTTTATAAAACTAGAATCAAAAATCTTACAAGAGCTGTGAGAGAGGCTGTTGAAGCTGGTGATCAAGCGGCAGCTGAAACTGCGTTGAAAAATGTGAATAAAAGCTTTCACTCTTATGCAGGCAAAGGTATTTTAACTAAAAATACAGCTGCTCGTCGTGTAAGCAGATTAGCACAACTCGTTAATACGCTAGGTAGTGTTGCTGCATAA
- a CDS encoding TrkA family potassium uptake protein produces MKHSSLWLILQKMRTPFLVIIFTYTISIIGLLIIDGVDSEGKTYHLTIFDAFYFISYTATTIGFGETPFTFTYPQRIWVSMSIFFTVTGWFYSIGTLIALLQNKLFLEEFERAKFARKVAYLKEKYIIILGYNTITSEIIKKANEYGLRAVVIEKEEEKRDHLLLENFTPPVFCLNADAYNPEALELAGIKSPYCRAIVSLFENDALNLRIALTSKVLNPNIFMAIKSTTKNQTENLIDVGVQVVENPFEIIAEHIHMAINTPHRLRLVRWIYGLCNLYDPLLMLPRGKYIVCGYGRMGKSIYEVLKQNHFEIAFAEIDPQKMNHNHTITNQPMILIGDGDDKEMLKQLGIDTSVAIIAGTDDDTNNLSILATAKKLNPNIITIARENELEDFSIFESSNIDTIFIPAKVLIHKTVNAILNPALDLFIRHVHDLNEEDVILLTKKLLEINLHPLLFTLKIDDAQAPMLVQNLQTLTVQLSLLKTSLKNRNSTNNLIPLMRVRNKKVELLPSWESTLEKNDLFLFVGDANAQNHLEYIANNFYEFHYAYYGEEKSFFNKLWKKESISAQNL; encoded by the coding sequence GTGAAACACAGTTCTTTATGGCTTATTTTGCAAAAAATGCGTACACCATTTTTGGTGATTATTTTTACATATACGATTTCTATTATTGGACTTTTAATTATTGATGGTGTTGATAGTGAAGGCAAAACCTACCACCTCACTATTTTTGATGCTTTTTATTTCATTAGTTATACTGCCACAACGATTGGCTTCGGGGAAACACCCTTCACCTTTACCTACCCTCAACGTATCTGGGTCTCTATGTCAATTTTTTTCACTGTTACAGGGTGGTTCTACAGTATAGGTACACTCATAGCTCTTTTACAAAATAAACTTTTTTTAGAAGAGTTTGAGAGAGCAAAATTTGCACGAAAAGTAGCTTATCTCAAAGAAAAATATATCATCATTTTAGGCTATAACACTATTACAAGTGAAATTATTAAAAAAGCGAATGAATATGGATTGAGAGCTGTTGTGATTGAGAAAGAAGAAGAAAAAAGAGACCATCTTCTTCTAGAAAATTTTACTCCGCCTGTTTTTTGTTTAAATGCTGATGCCTATAATCCTGAAGCACTTGAACTTGCAGGTATAAAATCACCTTATTGTAGGGCTATTGTCAGTTTATTTGAAAATGATGCCCTTAATCTTCGCATTGCGCTGACTTCTAAAGTTTTGAATCCTAATATCTTTATGGCAATAAAATCTACAACCAAGAATCAGACTGAAAATCTCATTGATGTCGGTGTACAAGTTGTTGAAAACCCTTTTGAAATTATTGCCGAGCACATCCATATGGCTATCAATACACCTCATAGGTTACGACTGGTACGTTGGATTTATGGTCTTTGCAATCTTTATGATCCTCTTTTAATGCTTCCTCGTGGTAAATACATTGTTTGCGGATACGGTCGTATGGGAAAAAGTATTTATGAAGTCCTTAAACAAAATCATTTTGAGATTGCTTTTGCAGAAATTGATCCTCAAAAAATGAACCATAATCATACTATTACCAATCAACCAATGATTCTTATTGGTGATGGTGATGATAAAGAGATGCTAAAACAACTCGGTATTGATACTTCTGTTGCCATTATTGCAGGTACAGATGATGACACCAATAACCTTTCCATCCTAGCAACGGCAAAAAAATTAAACCCCAATATCATTACCATCGCGCGAGAAAATGAGTTAGAAGATTTTTCTATTTTTGAAAGTTCAAACATTGATACTATCTTTATACCAGCAAAAGTTCTTATTCATAAAACAGTGAATGCCATTTTAAATCCAGCATTAGATCTTTTTATTCGACATGTTCACGACCTTAATGAAGAAGATGTCATACTTTTAACCAAAAAGCTTCTTGAAATCAATTTACACCCTCTTCTCTTCACTCTTAAAATTGATGATGCGCAAGCACCTATGTTAGTTCAAAATCTTCAAACTTTAACCGTGCAGCTCTCATTATTGAAGACCTCACTTAAAAATAGAAATTCAACGAATAATCTTATTCCTTTAATGCGTGTACGCAATAAAAAGGTTGAGCTTCTTCCAAGCTGGGAAAGTACATTAGAAAAAAATGATCTCTTTTTATTTGTAGGTGATGCCAATGCGCAAAATCATCTCGAATATATTGCCAATAATTTTTATGAATTTCATTATGCTTATTATGGAGAAGAAAAAAGTTTTTTTAATAAACTCTGGAAAAAAGAGTCCATATCAGCTCAAAACCTATGA
- the thrS gene encoding threonine--tRNA ligase, which yields MMNDVIAYKEGALVIDTQTAVASSKTYEDKILFDNSKDSLEVIRHSCAHLMAQAIKALYKDAQFFVGPVIEDGFYYDFRVNEKIGDADLKEIEKKMAELANAKLPIEKIYTTKAAVIKHFEHDDLKQEVLLRIPDGEVSIYKQGDFEDLCRGPHVPNTKYLRFFKLIKVAGAYLGGDEKREMLTRIYGIAFADKESLKDYVTMIEEAKKRDHRKIGNELKLFTFDDEVGAGLPIWLPNGGRLRSKLEQLLFKAHRKRGYQPVRGPEILKSEAWKVSGHYQNYGENMYFTVIDEAEYGIKPMNCLGHIKVFQNEVRSYRDLPLKFFEYGVVHRHEKSGVLHGLFRVREFTQDDAHIFCTPDQIKENVLEILSFVDSIMKTFGFKYEMEISTRPEKSIGDEKYWEAATEGLKRALDENGIKYGIDEGGGAFYGPKIDIKITDALKRKWQCGTIQVDFNLPERFDISYVDANNEHARPVMLHRAILGSFERFIGILIEHTSGEFPFFIAPIQAVIVPISDAHLDYAKTLANELLAEGIDVEISSKNESLNKRIRNAETMRVPMILVIGDAEVEEQSVAVRDRRERTQYNLTKEALLLKMKEKLSEVHF from the coding sequence ATGATGAATGATGTTATAGCCTACAAAGAAGGCGCTCTCGTCATCGACACCCAAACTGCTGTTGCTTCCTCAAAGACTTACGAAGACAAAATCCTATTTGACAATTCTAAAGATTCCCTTGAAGTGATTCGTCACTCGTGTGCTCACTTAATGGCTCAGGCGATTAAAGCGTTGTACAAAGATGCACAATTTTTTGTTGGACCAGTTATTGAAGATGGTTTTTACTACGATTTTCGTGTCAATGAAAAGATTGGCGATGCTGATCTTAAAGAGATAGAAAAAAAGATGGCAGAACTCGCAAATGCCAAGTTGCCGATTGAAAAAATTTATACGACTAAAGCGGCTGTTATCAAACATTTTGAACACGACGATCTTAAGCAAGAAGTATTGCTTAGAATTCCTGATGGTGAAGTTTCCATCTATAAACAAGGGGATTTTGAGGATTTATGCCGTGGCCCTCATGTTCCAAATACAAAATATCTTCGATTTTTTAAACTGATTAAAGTAGCAGGTGCATATCTTGGTGGAGATGAGAAACGAGAAATGCTTACTCGCATTTACGGTATCGCGTTTGCAGATAAAGAGAGTCTCAAAGATTATGTTACTATGATTGAAGAGGCAAAAAAACGAGATCACCGTAAAATTGGCAATGAACTGAAACTCTTTACTTTTGATGATGAAGTAGGGGCGGGTCTTCCTATTTGGTTACCAAATGGTGGAAGACTAAGAAGTAAATTAGAACAACTTTTATTTAAAGCACATCGTAAACGTGGTTATCAACCAGTACGTGGACCTGAGATTTTAAAATCAGAGGCATGGAAAGTTAGTGGTCACTATCAAAATTACGGTGAAAATATGTACTTTACTGTGATTGATGAAGCAGAATACGGTATTAAACCAATGAACTGTTTAGGGCACATTAAAGTGTTCCAAAATGAGGTCAGAAGTTATCGTGATTTACCACTTAAATTTTTTGAGTATGGTGTTGTACATCGTCATGAAAAAAGTGGTGTTTTACATGGACTATTCCGTGTGCGCGAATTTACTCAAGATGATGCACATATTTTCTGTACACCAGATCAAATTAAAGAGAATGTTTTAGAAATTTTAAGTTTTGTCGATTCTATTATGAAAACGTTTGGATTTAAGTATGAGATGGAAATCTCAACGCGTCCAGAAAAATCAATTGGCGATGAAAAATACTGGGAAGCAGCGACTGAAGGGCTTAAACGTGCACTGGATGAAAATGGCATTAAGTATGGCATTGATGAAGGTGGCGGAGCGTTCTATGGTCCAAAAATTGATATCAAAATTACTGATGCATTGAAGCGAAAATGGCAATGTGGAACTATACAGGTTGATTTTAACCTACCTGAACGTTTTGATATTTCGTATGTTGATGCAAACAATGAACATGCACGTCCAGTAATGCTCCATCGTGCAATTTTAGGTTCTTTTGAACGCTTTATTGGTATTTTAATTGAACATACTTCTGGTGAGTTCCCATTCTTTATTGCACCAATTCAAGCAGTGATTGTACCAATTTCAGATGCACATTTGGATTATGCTAAGACATTAGCGAATGAGTTGTTAGCAGAAGGAATTGATGTTGAAATTTCATCTAAAAATGAAAGTCTCAACAAACGTATTCGTAACGCGGAGACCATGCGTGTACCGATGATTTTAGTGATTGGTGACGCAGAAGTTGAAGAACAAAGCGTTGCAGTAAGAGATAGAAGAGAAAGAACACAGTATAATTTGACAAAAGAAGCATTACTACTAAAAATGAAGGAGAAACTTAGTGAGGTACACTTTTGA
- the infC gene encoding translation initiation factor IF-3 encodes MSKEKDVILNDEIRAAEVRCVGDDGTQYGIISRSEALAKADELGLDLVLIAPDAKPPVCKIMNYGKFKYQQEKKLKEARKNQKIIEIKEIKLSVKIAANDINYKVKHAREFLEEGKHVRFRVFLKGREMSNPEIGEQVLESLWPMLEDIAEREKTPKLEGRYINMLVTPKK; translated from the coding sequence TTGAGTAAAGAGAAAGACGTTATTTTAAATGACGAAATCAGGGCAGCTGAGGTAAGATGTGTTGGTGATGATGGCACACAATATGGCATCATTTCCAGAAGTGAGGCTCTTGCAAAAGCAGATGAGCTAGGATTAGATCTCGTTTTAATTGCACCTGATGCGAAGCCACCAGTTTGTAAAATTATGAACTATGGCAAGTTTAAGTACCAGCAAGAAAAGAAGTTAAAAGAGGCACGTAAAAATCAGAAAATTATTGAGATTAAAGAGATCAAGCTTTCTGTGAAAATTGCTGCCAATGATATTAACTACAAAGTCAAGCATGCTAGAGAGTTTTTGGAAGAAGGAAAACATGTACGTTTTAGAGTCTTTTTAAAAGGTCGTGAGATGTCTAATCCAGAGATTGGAGAGCAAGTGTTAGAGAGCCTTTGGCCGATGTTAGAAGATATTGCTGAGCGTGAAAAAACACCAAAGCTTGAAGGACGTTATATCAATATGCTGGTAACGCCTAAAAAATAA